A single window of Colletes latitarsis isolate SP2378_abdomen chromosome 11, iyColLati1, whole genome shotgun sequence DNA harbors:
- the Nup133 gene encoding nuclear pore complex protein Nup133 isoform X1, giving the protein MDRTSIGNSIGRSLTSPRKRMSIVQSLKKNNSSMSASGRLNQSAQIIYKTPNHVVGSLGSPLPVLVTEALTFVDKNIAISINISEDGWVWLVCGRRLLVWQYKSTIHDSKQKRTFKTQCRELLLPQSDLAHKADCIAMWLPLGHQIPSCMSVSPEGIVRFWASVAHEESFVETSAELAGQEVSCLTYIPGHGCILATTTYTVALLQPHFANGKNSIMCQVLRTSQGWLGGIGRRMTSLIFGAMPQSPVIETKLVKVTCTVLDDGGSRVLILAGSSLQYWSFPHNEQEKMEFDEDIGHIILQTFQRNIVELGTHNPQSLSTWLIDMQPCDKGIVFLMTAQCVDVLTQVHFAFGLLPLTSTTLGNTFKWFIPIKFDLIIFGGCTNSNLFSQRIMFTGWEAIIYDDHDILVVNCISDHEQDKIQLARKEDSILGGALCSGTPVLFTKNFGLVSIMPTDFVSQDFNMTFPDTNASTDYTYQSAQNFTSLISNEEVQDMFYSSDEATRLRAAFLLSLRQNKSQCEEILSQLFPLQEEPVMDIDASLDILVLKVAQDLIDDYPANDPRWSNHRDLSMTINAVTSMQISHQLEGKQKALDLFVLFLKEHDLWNRFCAVTCRGIIMSTPHVLGEYAEKIVAALTIYNLQNRYSSIVDAVIEQTLSPESYVSDELTNRDIFYREVTTVHKFFPTLVNNTCQVTQSERPIQQIAYYIMQVNAILLSVLHEVLKYRQHNAERYIPTKCSNGITEYLPWTAAIGKHGLRNCLTTMYNLTLKHGLTGTNDSTVRNELYEQLVGFIDLILDGCKCHLESVQDTEKYAILLKQYETDRTKLIQPLIKEEQYDSAAMLSEKYCDFSSLIQICELTNNKNRLDGYMEKFSDQNFVGFLFSWYVKDGRQGQLVEKCRRGDTVELSEKLAEHPTLSWVQSALTDDLRFAANTLHSLASQETELVTRKKSMLSLAKLALLASDDPQEELSDYVKRIDNELALIAHQEDLPTQVLTTYGYDVEKLRVFTPTELIELYTSEDNIDANEYDFKKALDLLEYVEDKDEKSSLKLRIWARAAKRDQWDTIGKNPEEQVQETIYFKLMDLAHFMDTGDLANQFLPPVDMVLAEPELGSLAASNNFQFLIKFVYEYAYHNY; this is encoded by the exons ATGGATCGCACGAGTATAGGAAATTCAATAGGAAGGAGTTTGACGTCTCCGAGAAAACGCATGTCAATAGTACAATCTTTAAAGAAAAATAACTC ATCAATGAGCGCGTCTGGTCGTTTGAATCAGTCTGcacaaataatatataaaactcCCAATCATGTGGTGGGAAGTCTTGGATCCCCTTTACCAGTCCTAGTCACTGAGGCTTTAACGTTTGTAGACAAAAATATTGCCATTAGTATTAATATTTCGGAAGACGGCTGGGTTTGGCTTGTATGCGGTCGTAGATTGCTCGTTTGGCAATATAAGTCAACGATTCACGATTCAAAGCAAAAGAGAACGTTTAAAACTCAGTGTCGCGAATTGTTATTGCCCCAAAGCGATTTAGCTCATAAAGCAGACTGCATAGCCATGTGGTTACCTTTGGGCCATCAG ATTCCTAGTTGCATGTCTGTGTCTCCTGAAGGTATTGTACGTTTCTGGGCAAGTGTAGCACACGAAGAATCGTTTGTAGAAACAAGTGCTGAACTGGCTGGACAAGAAGTCAGTTGTCTTACTTACATTCCTGGTCACGGTTGTATTTTAGCTACAACTACATACACGGTAGCGTTATTGCAACCGCATTTTGCTAATGGTAAGAATAGCATAATGTGTCAAGTTCTTAGGACGAGTCAAGGATGGCTAGGCGGCATAGGACGCAGAATGACCTCTCTTATTTTTGGAGCTATGCCTCAATCGCCGGTTATAGAAACG AAATTAGTGAAGGTTACATGTACAGTATTGGATGATGGAGGATCGAGAGTTCTTATTTTAGCCGGTTCGTCTCTACAATATTGGTCTTTTCCTCATAACGAACAGGAAAAAATGGAATTCGACGAAGATATTGGGCATATTATTTTGCAAACGTTTCAAAGAAACATTGTG GAATTAGGTACGCATAACCCGCAAAGTTTAAGCACGTGGTTAATTGATATGCAACCTTGCGACAAAGGCATAGTATTTTTAATGACAGCGCAATGTGTCGACGTATTGACTCAAGTTCATTTTGCGTTTG GTCTGCTACCGCTAACTTCTACAACATTAGGAAACACGTTTAAATGGTTTATACCGATTAAATTTGATTTGATTATCTTCGGTGGCTGCACAAATTCGAATTTATTTTCTCAGCGGATTATGTTCACCGGCTGGGAAGCCATAATATACGACGACCACGACATACTCGTTGTGAACT GCATATCTGATCACGAACAAGATAAAATACAGTTAGCACGAAAAGAAGATAGTATTCTCGGTGGCGCTTTGTGTTCAGGGACTCCAgttttatttaccaaaaattttgGTTTGGTTTCTATCATGCCAACGGATTTCGTGTCTCAGGATTTTAATAT GACTTTTCCTGATACAAACGCAAGTACAGATTATACGTATCAAAGTGCGCAAAATTTTACTAGTCTCATAAGCAACGAAGAAGTTCAAGACATGTTTTACAGTTCCGATGAAGCCACGCGATTGCGCGCCGCGTTTCTTCTTAGTCTGCGTCAAAATAAA TCGCAGTGCGAAGAAATTTTATCGCAACTGTTCCCTTTGCAAGAGGAACCAGTAATGGATATAGATGCTAGCCTTGATATTCTGGTATTGAAAGTTGCCCAAGACTTGATAGATGATTACCCGGCAAACGATCCGCGTTGGTCAAATCACAGGGACTTGT CCATGACAATAAACGCGGTTACTTCTATGCAAATATCTCATCAGTTGGAGGGAAAGCAGAAAGCATTGGatttatttgtattatttctAAAAGAACACGATTTGTGGAATCGA TTCTGTGCTGTTACGTGTAGAGGAATAATTATGTCTACTCCGCATGTTCTTGGTGAATACGCAGAAAAAATAGTTGCAGCATTGACTATATATAATCTCCAAAATAG ATATTCGAGTATCGTGGATGCTGTGATAGAACAAACTTTAAGCCCCGAATCGTACGTGTCTGATGAATTAACGAACCGCGATATTTTTTATCGTGAAGTGACCACGGTGCACAAATTTTTTCCTACCTTGGTAAATAATACATGCCAAGTGACACAATCTGAAAGACCTATTCAACAAATAGCTTATTACATTATGCAAGTGAACGCCATATTATTG AGTGTATTACACGAGGTACTTAAATACCGGCAACATAATGCTGAACGTTACATTCCTACGAAGTGTTCAAACGGTATAACGGAATATCTTCCCTGGACCGCGGCAATTGGTAAACATGGACTAAGAAATTGTCTTACTACGATG TATAATTTAACTCTTAAACACGGCCTGACTGGAACCAACGATTCAACAGTGAGGAACGAATTATATGAACAATTAGTGGGTTTCATAGATTTAATATTAGACGGTTGTAAATGTCATTTAGAAAGTGTACAAGACACAGAAAAGTATGCGATACTCTTAAAACAATATGAAACAGATCGAACGAAATTGATTCAACCTCTGA TAAAGGAAGAGCAATACGATAGTGCCGCGATGCTgtctgagaaatattgcgatttTTCGTCTCTTATACAAATATGCGAATTGACTAATAATAAAAACCGATTGGACGGCTATATGGAAAAATTCTCAGACCAAAacttcgtgggatttttattttCATG GTACGTGAAGGATGGTCGACAAGGTCAACTAGTAGAAAAATGTAGACGCGGTGATACCGTTGAATTGTCAGAAAAATTAGCGGAACATCCTACCTTGTCTTGGGTTCAGTCCGCACTCACGGACGATTTACGATTCGCCGCCAACACGCTTCATTCCTTAGCGTCTCAAGAAACCGAATTGGTGACACGCAAAAAG TCGATGCTGTCATTAGCAAAATTGGCTCTTCTTGCATCGGACGATCCTCAGGAGGAATTGAGCGACTACGTGAAAAGAATCGATAACGAATTGGCGTTAATAGCTCATCAAGAAGATTTACCGACCCAAGTACTCACGACATATGGTTACGATGTGGAAAAATTACGAGTTTTCACGCCAACGGAATTAATCGAG TTGTATACGTCCGAAGACAACATAGACGCGAACGAGTATGATTTTAAAAAAGCACTCGATTTACTTGAGTACGTGGAAGACAAAGATGAGAAATCATCTTTGAAGTTACGTATTTGGGCGCGAGCTGCCAAACGGGATCAGTGGGACACTATAGGAAAGAATCCTGAAGAACAAGTACAAGAAACGATATACTTCAAGTTAAtggatcttgcgcattttatgg ATACAGGCGACCTGGCAAACCAGTTTCTTCCGCCAGTGGATATGGTATTGGCAGAGCCTGAACTGGGAAGCCTTGCTGCGTCAAACAACTTTCAATTCCTGATAAAGTTCGTGTACGAGTATGCATATCACAATTATTAA
- the Nup133 gene encoding nuclear pore complex protein Nup133 isoform X2: MDRTSIGNSIGRSLTSPRKRMSIVQSLKKNNSSMSASGRLNQSAQIIYKTPNHVVGSLGSPLPVLVTEALTFVDKNIAISINISEDGWVWLVCGRRLLVWQYKSTIHDSKQKRTFKTQCRELLLPQSDLAHKADCIAMWLPLGHQIPSCMSVSPEGIVRFWASVAHEESFVETSAELAGQEVSCLTYIPGHGCILATTTYTVALLQPHFANGKNSIMCQVLRTSQGWLGGIGRRMTSLIFGAMPQSPVIETKLVKVTCTVLDDGGSRVLILAGSSLQYWSFPHNEQEKMEFDEDIGHIILQTFQRNIVELGTHNPQSLSTWLIDMQPCDKGIVFLMTAQCVDVLTQVHFAFGLLPLTSTTLGNTFKWFIPIKFDLIIFGGCTNSNLFSQRIMFTGWEAIIYDDHDILVVNCISDHEQDKIQLARKEDSILGGALCSGTPVLFTKNFGLVSIMPTDFVSQDFNMTFPDTNASTDYTYQSAQNFTSLISNEEVQDMFYSSDEATRLRAAFLLSLRQNKSQCEEILSQLFPLQEEPVMDIDASLDILVLKVAQDLIDDYPANDPRWSNHRDLSMTINAVTSMQISHQLEGKQKALDLFVLFLKEHDLWNRFCAVTCRGIIMSTPHVLGEYAEKIVAALTIYNLQNRYSSIVDAVIEQTLSPESYVSDELTNRDIFYREVTTVHKFFPTLVNNTCQVTQSERPIQQIAYYIMQVNAILLSVLHEVLKYRQHNAERYIPTKCSNGITEYLPWTAAIGKHGLRNCLTTMYNLTLKHGLTGTNDSTVRNELYEQLVGFIDLILDGCKCHLESVQDTEKYAILLKQYETDRTKLIQPLIKEEQYDSAAMLSEKYCDFSSLIQICELTNNKNRLDGYMEKFSDQNFVGFLFSWYVKDGRQGQLVEKCRRGDTVELSEKLAEHPTLSWVQSALTDDLRFAANTLHSLASQETELVTRKKSMLSLAKLALLASDDPQEELSDYVKRIDNELALIAHQEDLPTQVLTTYGYDVEKLRVFTPTELIELYTSEDNIDANEYDFKKALDLLEYVEDKDEKSSLKLRIWARAAKRDQWDTIGKNPEEQVQETIYFKLMDLAHFMGDLANQFLPPVDMVLAEPELGSLAASNNFQFLIKFVYEYAYHNY; this comes from the exons ATGGATCGCACGAGTATAGGAAATTCAATAGGAAGGAGTTTGACGTCTCCGAGAAAACGCATGTCAATAGTACAATCTTTAAAGAAAAATAACTC ATCAATGAGCGCGTCTGGTCGTTTGAATCAGTCTGcacaaataatatataaaactcCCAATCATGTGGTGGGAAGTCTTGGATCCCCTTTACCAGTCCTAGTCACTGAGGCTTTAACGTTTGTAGACAAAAATATTGCCATTAGTATTAATATTTCGGAAGACGGCTGGGTTTGGCTTGTATGCGGTCGTAGATTGCTCGTTTGGCAATATAAGTCAACGATTCACGATTCAAAGCAAAAGAGAACGTTTAAAACTCAGTGTCGCGAATTGTTATTGCCCCAAAGCGATTTAGCTCATAAAGCAGACTGCATAGCCATGTGGTTACCTTTGGGCCATCAG ATTCCTAGTTGCATGTCTGTGTCTCCTGAAGGTATTGTACGTTTCTGGGCAAGTGTAGCACACGAAGAATCGTTTGTAGAAACAAGTGCTGAACTGGCTGGACAAGAAGTCAGTTGTCTTACTTACATTCCTGGTCACGGTTGTATTTTAGCTACAACTACATACACGGTAGCGTTATTGCAACCGCATTTTGCTAATGGTAAGAATAGCATAATGTGTCAAGTTCTTAGGACGAGTCAAGGATGGCTAGGCGGCATAGGACGCAGAATGACCTCTCTTATTTTTGGAGCTATGCCTCAATCGCCGGTTATAGAAACG AAATTAGTGAAGGTTACATGTACAGTATTGGATGATGGAGGATCGAGAGTTCTTATTTTAGCCGGTTCGTCTCTACAATATTGGTCTTTTCCTCATAACGAACAGGAAAAAATGGAATTCGACGAAGATATTGGGCATATTATTTTGCAAACGTTTCAAAGAAACATTGTG GAATTAGGTACGCATAACCCGCAAAGTTTAAGCACGTGGTTAATTGATATGCAACCTTGCGACAAAGGCATAGTATTTTTAATGACAGCGCAATGTGTCGACGTATTGACTCAAGTTCATTTTGCGTTTG GTCTGCTACCGCTAACTTCTACAACATTAGGAAACACGTTTAAATGGTTTATACCGATTAAATTTGATTTGATTATCTTCGGTGGCTGCACAAATTCGAATTTATTTTCTCAGCGGATTATGTTCACCGGCTGGGAAGCCATAATATACGACGACCACGACATACTCGTTGTGAACT GCATATCTGATCACGAACAAGATAAAATACAGTTAGCACGAAAAGAAGATAGTATTCTCGGTGGCGCTTTGTGTTCAGGGACTCCAgttttatttaccaaaaattttgGTTTGGTTTCTATCATGCCAACGGATTTCGTGTCTCAGGATTTTAATAT GACTTTTCCTGATACAAACGCAAGTACAGATTATACGTATCAAAGTGCGCAAAATTTTACTAGTCTCATAAGCAACGAAGAAGTTCAAGACATGTTTTACAGTTCCGATGAAGCCACGCGATTGCGCGCCGCGTTTCTTCTTAGTCTGCGTCAAAATAAA TCGCAGTGCGAAGAAATTTTATCGCAACTGTTCCCTTTGCAAGAGGAACCAGTAATGGATATAGATGCTAGCCTTGATATTCTGGTATTGAAAGTTGCCCAAGACTTGATAGATGATTACCCGGCAAACGATCCGCGTTGGTCAAATCACAGGGACTTGT CCATGACAATAAACGCGGTTACTTCTATGCAAATATCTCATCAGTTGGAGGGAAAGCAGAAAGCATTGGatttatttgtattatttctAAAAGAACACGATTTGTGGAATCGA TTCTGTGCTGTTACGTGTAGAGGAATAATTATGTCTACTCCGCATGTTCTTGGTGAATACGCAGAAAAAATAGTTGCAGCATTGACTATATATAATCTCCAAAATAG ATATTCGAGTATCGTGGATGCTGTGATAGAACAAACTTTAAGCCCCGAATCGTACGTGTCTGATGAATTAACGAACCGCGATATTTTTTATCGTGAAGTGACCACGGTGCACAAATTTTTTCCTACCTTGGTAAATAATACATGCCAAGTGACACAATCTGAAAGACCTATTCAACAAATAGCTTATTACATTATGCAAGTGAACGCCATATTATTG AGTGTATTACACGAGGTACTTAAATACCGGCAACATAATGCTGAACGTTACATTCCTACGAAGTGTTCAAACGGTATAACGGAATATCTTCCCTGGACCGCGGCAATTGGTAAACATGGACTAAGAAATTGTCTTACTACGATG TATAATTTAACTCTTAAACACGGCCTGACTGGAACCAACGATTCAACAGTGAGGAACGAATTATATGAACAATTAGTGGGTTTCATAGATTTAATATTAGACGGTTGTAAATGTCATTTAGAAAGTGTACAAGACACAGAAAAGTATGCGATACTCTTAAAACAATATGAAACAGATCGAACGAAATTGATTCAACCTCTGA TAAAGGAAGAGCAATACGATAGTGCCGCGATGCTgtctgagaaatattgcgatttTTCGTCTCTTATACAAATATGCGAATTGACTAATAATAAAAACCGATTGGACGGCTATATGGAAAAATTCTCAGACCAAAacttcgtgggatttttattttCATG GTACGTGAAGGATGGTCGACAAGGTCAACTAGTAGAAAAATGTAGACGCGGTGATACCGTTGAATTGTCAGAAAAATTAGCGGAACATCCTACCTTGTCTTGGGTTCAGTCCGCACTCACGGACGATTTACGATTCGCCGCCAACACGCTTCATTCCTTAGCGTCTCAAGAAACCGAATTGGTGACACGCAAAAAG TCGATGCTGTCATTAGCAAAATTGGCTCTTCTTGCATCGGACGATCCTCAGGAGGAATTGAGCGACTACGTGAAAAGAATCGATAACGAATTGGCGTTAATAGCTCATCAAGAAGATTTACCGACCCAAGTACTCACGACATATGGTTACGATGTGGAAAAATTACGAGTTTTCACGCCAACGGAATTAATCGAG TTGTATACGTCCGAAGACAACATAGACGCGAACGAGTATGATTTTAAAAAAGCACTCGATTTACTTGAGTACGTGGAAGACAAAGATGAGAAATCATCTTTGAAGTTACGTATTTGGGCGCGAGCTGCCAAACGGGATCAGTGGGACACTATAGGAAAGAATCCTGAAGAACAAGTACAAGAAACGATATACTTCAAGTTAAtggatcttgcgcattttatgg GCGACCTGGCAAACCAGTTTCTTCCGCCAGTGGATATGGTATTGGCAGAGCCTGAACTGGGAAGCCTTGCTGCGTCAAACAACTTTCAATTCCTGATAAAGTTCGTGTACGAGTATGCATATCACAATTATTAA